A section of the Rhizobium sp. BT03 genome encodes:
- a CDS encoding MafI family immunity protein — protein MEVEKQLIKLIGDFTGRLPEEYIGEYISLAKHNECAVALENLCTQLHEHDVVPAPGELITIRELAEEMNLEEDTWHFLRHSNS, from the coding sequence ATGGAAGTTGAGAAGCAGCTCATCAAGCTCATAGGTGATTTCACCGGACGCCTGCCCGAGGAATATATCGGCGAATACATATCCCTTGCGAAGCACAATGAGTGCGCAGTCGCATTGGAAAATCTATGCACGCAATTGCACGAGCATGACGTGGTGCCGGCTCCAGGGGAACTGATCACCATTCGGGAGCTAGCCGAGGAAATGAACCTGGAGGAGGATACATGGCACTTCCTCAGGCATTCGAATTCGTGA
- a CDS encoding colicin, with amino-acid sequence MNKLPNWLVLNIWRNLLGEIYPAIRAIAVEFDEKALLIRYYLEREPTEFDIESAEVLSTNVFASAGPELIERIDTECSYATRLFKDLDALSGFVYCRREYDMPE; translated from the coding sequence GTGAACAAACTTCCAAACTGGCTTGTCCTCAATATCTGGCGAAATCTACTGGGAGAGATTTACCCAGCGATTAGGGCCATCGCCGTCGAATTCGATGAAAAGGCTCTTCTCATAAGATATTACCTTGAGCGTGAGCCAACTGAGTTTGATATCGAAAGCGCGGAAGTATTATCCACAAACGTTTTCGCCTCTGCCGGACCGGAACTGATCGAACGTATCGATACGGAATGTTCCTACGCAACGCGGCTTTTCAAAGATTTGGACGCATTGTCTGGGTTTGTATATTGCCGTCGAGAATACGACATGCCCGAGTGA